In Aminobacterium sp. MB27-C1, a single genomic region encodes these proteins:
- the ispH gene encoding 4-hydroxy-3-methylbut-2-enyl diphosphate reductase, producing the protein MVADPTGFCFGVRRAIETLEKILKEEGPVYSLGMPIHNPQEVERLTKKGLVVVDSPDLIPLASRTFVRAHGVSPELLKSLHERCTQVTDGTCPFVKIAQERAKVLAQEGFEVCIVGNGNHPEVKALKGIAGDKSFIIDSKECVINVGKISKIGVISQTTQDSRDFAAIVSELALKSEEMRVYNTICNATRERQDATRKLAQRVEGIIVVGGRNSANTGKLYEIARSTGVDVVWIEHAEELDRRWLLDKARVGITAGASTPDWLINQLKKIMVIT; encoded by the coding sequence ATAGTTGCAGATCCTACGGGTTTTTGCTTTGGCGTACGTAGGGCTATTGAAACGCTAGAAAAAATATTAAAAGAAGAAGGCCCCGTGTATTCTCTTGGGATGCCGATACACAATCCACAAGAAGTAGAGAGACTTACGAAGAAGGGCCTTGTTGTTGTAGACTCTCCTGACTTAATCCCTCTTGCATCACGTACATTTGTTCGAGCTCATGGGGTATCACCTGAATTGTTAAAATCTCTTCATGAACGTTGCACACAGGTAACTGATGGAACATGTCCTTTCGTAAAAATTGCACAAGAACGGGCCAAAGTTTTAGCTCAAGAAGGTTTTGAAGTTTGTATTGTTGGAAATGGTAACCATCCGGAAGTTAAGGCTCTTAAGGGAATCGCTGGAGATAAATCTTTTATCATAGATAGTAAAGAGTGTGTTATAAATGTTGGTAAAATCTCCAAAATAGGGGTAATATCTCAAACGACACAAGATAGCAGAGATTTTGCTGCAATTGTTTCAGAGCTCGCGCTCAAATCAGAGGAAATGCGCGTCTACAACACAATCTGCAATGCAACTCGTGAACGTCAGGATGCGACACGCAAATTAGCTCAACGGGTAGAAGGCATTATCGTAGTAGGTGGTAGAAACAGTGCCAATACCGGGAAGTTATACGAAATTGCTCGCTCTACCGGAGTTGATGTTGTGTGGATAGAACACGCTGAAGAATTAGACAGGAGGTGGTTACTGGATAAGGCGCGAGTAGGAATTACAGCCGGAGCTAGCACTCCGGATTGGCTGATTAATCAGCTAAAAAAAATTATGGTCATCACGTAG
- the miaA gene encoding tRNA (adenosine(37)-N6)-dimethylallyltransferase MiaA, translating to MSENIPVLAIIGPTAVGKTQLSLHVAEALHAEVISVDSRQVYRYMDVGTDKVSHQIRQKILHHMLDVVDPDEIFSVADFVDKSVAAIERIITRGKIPLFVGGTPFYYHALFEESLTQDLPRDRNLTDELEEYALVNGNEALHTLLAEVDPDRASQLHINDVRRVSRALEIYRLTGHTATWWYASEEGKTKRYDVLYIGLNRPRSLLFEGITKRVHQQFSGGFIEEVEWLLHHGFDERYPSMQGFGYKEIALYLRGKMTKEEALEGDISATKKFCRRQMTWFKKFSPTLWYDISTYEEKDLERNVLDVCFKHLERGNII from the coding sequence ATGAGTGAAAATATCCCAGTTTTGGCCATTATAGGTCCAACAGCCGTAGGAAAAACCCAGCTGAGTTTGCATGTAGCCGAGGCGCTACATGCCGAGGTTATATCTGTTGATTCAAGGCAGGTTTACCGTTATATGGATGTTGGCACTGATAAAGTCTCACACCAAATTCGACAAAAAATCTTACACCATATGCTCGACGTGGTAGATCCAGACGAAATTTTTTCTGTCGCTGATTTTGTAGATAAAAGTGTGGCGGCTATAGAGCGAATTATTACTCGAGGTAAAATTCCTCTTTTTGTTGGAGGAACGCCATTTTATTATCATGCTTTGTTTGAGGAATCTTTAACACAAGATCTTCCGCGGGATAGAAATTTAACTGATGAATTAGAAGAGTATGCTTTAGTAAACGGAAATGAAGCTTTGCACACCCTTTTGGCTGAAGTTGATCCTGATAGAGCATCTCAACTACATATTAATGATGTACGTCGCGTGAGTAGAGCTTTAGAAATTTATCGATTAACTGGTCATACTGCTACATGGTGGTATGCTTCCGAAGAAGGAAAAACGAAGCGCTATGATGTTCTCTACATAGGTTTAAATCGACCGAGATCACTCCTTTTCGAAGGAATTACAAAGCGAGTCCACCAGCAATTTTCTGGTGGTTTTATAGAAGAAGTGGAGTGGTTGCTTCATCATGGCTTTGATGAACGATATCCTTCAATGCAGGGTTTTGGGTATAAAGAAATAGCTCTTTACCTTAGAGGCAAGATGACCAAGGAAGAAGCATTAGAGGGAGATATAAGTGCTACAAAAAAATTTTGTCGAAGACAAATGACGTGGTTTAAGAAGTTTTCACCTACTCTGTGGTATGATATTTCTACTTATGAAGAAAAAGATTTAGAACGTAATGTTTTAGACGTGTGCTTTAAGCATCTTGAAAGGGGCAACATAATCTGA
- the fmt gene encoding methionyl-tRNA formyltransferase — MTMWFIGAGPFAALCLENLTSENVRFDRIITSMPTRAGRGMKETISCVEETALKLDLTVSRTNKLSQDEIITNALLTSPPDGIVVVDFGQKVKEPFLSTPKMGCLNIHPSLLPQYRGAAPIQRAVMDGQEKTGVTVFRLVEEMDAGPIWGQTKIVIDPNETSGDLFKRLAKEGSNLLKVVVKSYNDGTNKTTLQNSELVSYALKIEKSETQLDWNTNAWYFHNKVRALNPQPGAFIHYKKRRLKIWKTTVHEEAGTPGEVLDFINGFPLIALGKQAVLLLEVQPEGRRVQSGADWSRGIHLKKGDNLRE; from the coding sequence ATGACAATGTGGTTTATTGGAGCAGGACCATTCGCTGCTTTATGCCTTGAGAATCTTACATCTGAAAATGTGCGTTTTGATCGGATTATTACAAGTATGCCTACTCGCGCTGGCAGGGGTATGAAAGAAACGATCTCTTGTGTAGAGGAGACAGCCCTGAAACTCGATTTAACGGTTTCCAGAACGAACAAACTTTCTCAGGATGAGATTATTACAAATGCACTCTTAACGTCTCCTCCTGATGGTATTGTTGTCGTTGACTTTGGGCAAAAAGTAAAAGAACCCTTCTTAAGTACTCCTAAAATGGGATGTTTGAATATCCATCCTTCATTATTACCTCAGTATCGTGGAGCAGCTCCCATACAGAGAGCAGTGATGGATGGTCAAGAGAAAACAGGGGTAACTGTGTTCAGATTGGTAGAGGAAATGGATGCCGGTCCAATCTGGGGGCAGACCAAAATTGTGATTGATCCGAACGAAACATCGGGAGATTTATTTAAGAGATTAGCTAAAGAGGGTAGCAATTTACTGAAAGTAGTTGTAAAATCTTATAATGATGGAACTAATAAGACTACGCTACAAAATTCTGAACTTGTCTCTTATGCTTTAAAAATAGAAAAAAGTGAAACTCAGCTTGATTGGAATACCAATGCATGGTATTTTCATAATAAAGTGAGAGCTTTAAATCCTCAGCCAGGTGCCTTTATTCACTACAAAAAACGTCGACTAAAAATTTGGAAAACAACTGTTCATGAAGAAGCTGGAACTCCTGGCGAAGTTCTAGATTTCATAAATGGATTTCCTCTTATAGCCTTAGGGAAACAAGCTGTTCTTCTTCTTGAAGTTCAACCTGAAGGACGGCGAGTTCAATCAGGGGCAGATTGGAGCAGGGGCATTCATTTGAAGAAAGGAGACAATCTACGTGAATAA
- the def gene encoding peptide deformylase, with product MKNLQIRTYPDPILRKETEPVEIFDSELMDLIEEMKVIMLESDGVGLAAPQVGLSKKLAVVFYDDTLYVLINPVLLSSEGEQVGEEGCLSFPGIFGNVKRSRNVVIEAYNEHGEKRKIEAEGFLARAFLHEMDHLEGKLLIDHFSPLKKNIIRKKMRQYEKEERKR from the coding sequence TTGAAAAACTTACAAATAAGAACGTATCCAGATCCTATACTTAGAAAAGAGACGGAACCTGTCGAAATATTTGACTCTGAACTTATGGATTTAATTGAGGAAATGAAAGTTATTATGCTGGAGTCGGATGGAGTTGGGCTTGCTGCTCCACAGGTTGGTTTGTCAAAAAAACTTGCCGTAGTTTTCTATGATGATACTCTTTATGTTCTTATCAACCCGGTTTTACTATCCAGCGAAGGAGAGCAAGTTGGAGAAGAAGGTTGTCTAAGCTTCCCTGGTATCTTTGGAAATGTAAAACGTTCTCGAAATGTCGTTATAGAAGCATATAACGAACATGGAGAAAAAAGGAAGATTGAAGCCGAAGGATTTCTTGCCCGAGCTTTTCTTCATGAAATGGATCATTTAGAGGGAAAACTACTTATAGATCATTTTTCGCCACTAAAAAAGAACATCATTCGTAAAAAAATGAGACAATACGAAAAGGAAGAACGTAAACGATGA
- a CDS encoding S1 RNA-binding domain-containing protein encodes MMEEEKMNNELEANENLESMESMLKNYEVEEIHKGKVVTGTIVGANDDGWLVDVGYKCEGFLPRREWTHKILVEEDEEPSINDEIQVQVINVRHGEDAQLLVSRWRSEFDRRWAELESYLSSHELISVRGLRKVKGGLMVNCFNLEGFIPISHLAEEGRGVNPGKFVGEVFDVKLLEKDRRKRRLVLSRRLLVEEAVEELRDKFYATVSEGDILEGKVSSITSFGVFINLGPIDGLVHISELSWKRNVKPKEVVKKGETVKVKVIGIDKDENRISLSIKQTQPDPWSIVEENWKAGDRGTGIVTNVTDFGVFVEVEPGVEGLIHIGDLSWARIKHPRDVLRKGQEVEVMVLEVDAEKKRMSLGYKQLHDPWSGIEDRYSKGQDITVKVVRLADFGAFVEIEEGVEGLIHISQLSTKRVDKPEDVLSEGEEVLARVIEINPAERRMRLSISALYEEEIRKNREEEKKKRLAQKASDENRNKQQPAFHEEEPSVTIGDVLKDFLNR; translated from the coding sequence ATGATGGAAGAAGAAAAGATGAACAATGAGCTTGAAGCAAATGAAAACCTTGAGAGCATGGAGTCAATGCTCAAAAATTACGAGGTAGAAGAAATTCACAAAGGTAAAGTTGTCACAGGAACAATCGTCGGAGCTAATGATGATGGTTGGTTGGTTGACGTAGGATATAAATGTGAAGGTTTTCTTCCTCGAAGAGAATGGACTCATAAGATATTGGTTGAAGAGGACGAAGAGCCTTCAATTAACGATGAAATCCAAGTGCAGGTCATCAACGTACGACATGGCGAAGATGCTCAACTTTTAGTGAGCCGCTGGCGTTCTGAATTCGACAGACGATGGGCAGAGTTAGAGTCATATTTGTCTTCTCATGAACTTATATCTGTTCGGGGTCTTCGTAAGGTTAAAGGCGGATTGATGGTGAACTGCTTTAATCTCGAAGGGTTTATTCCCATCTCTCACTTAGCTGAGGAAGGACGAGGAGTTAACCCGGGTAAATTTGTTGGAGAAGTTTTTGATGTTAAGCTCTTAGAAAAAGATCGTCGCAAGAGACGTCTTGTTCTTTCAAGAAGATTGCTTGTTGAAGAGGCTGTTGAAGAATTGCGAGATAAATTCTATGCAACCGTTTCCGAAGGTGACATTCTTGAAGGTAAAGTAAGTAGCATTACTTCTTTTGGCGTCTTCATTAATCTTGGACCTATCGATGGTCTTGTTCATATCAGCGAGCTTTCTTGGAAACGCAATGTGAAACCCAAAGAAGTTGTTAAAAAGGGCGAAACTGTCAAAGTAAAGGTCATTGGCATTGACAAAGATGAGAATAGAATTTCTCTAAGTATTAAGCAGACACAGCCCGATCCATGGAGCATCGTGGAAGAAAATTGGAAAGCCGGAGATCGTGGTACAGGCATAGTTACCAACGTAACCGATTTTGGCGTGTTTGTTGAAGTTGAACCTGGCGTTGAGGGCCTTATCCATATTGGCGATTTGAGCTGGGCTCGTATAAAACATCCAAGAGATGTTCTCAGAAAGGGTCAGGAAGTTGAAGTTATGGTGCTTGAAGTCGATGCTGAGAAGAAACGTATGAGCCTCGGCTATAAGCAGCTTCATGATCCCTGGTCTGGAATTGAAGATCGTTATTCCAAAGGACAGGACATTACAGTAAAAGTGGTAAGACTTGCTGATTTTGGTGCTTTCGTAGAGATAGAGGAAGGTGTTGAAGGACTCATTCACATCTCTCAACTTAGCACAAAACGTGTAGATAAACCTGAAGATGTTTTATCTGAGGGCGAAGAAGTTTTGGCGCGAGTTATTGAAATTAATCCGGCAGAGCGGAGAATGAGACTTAGTATTAGCGCCCTTTACGAAGAGGAAATAAGAAAGAATCGTGAAGAAGAGAAGAAAAAACGTCTCGCTCAGAAAGCTTCTGACGAAAATAGAAACAAACAGCAGCCAGCGTTCCACGAAGAGGAACCTTCCGTTACCATCGGAGATGTTTTAAAAGATTTTCTTAATCGTTAA